A genomic window from Peromyscus maniculatus bairdii isolate BWxNUB_F1_BW_parent chromosome 1, HU_Pman_BW_mat_3.1, whole genome shotgun sequence includes:
- the Smpd1 gene encoding sphingomyelin phosphodiesterase codes for MPHHRVSSGQGHLRAGWEQRLERSLPAPKLGLVWMGLGLALVLVLFDCMILWSPARAYPLPAQGHPFKSNAIVPLLQNAFGWQNLTCPACKVLFTALNYGLKKEPNVARVGSVAIKMCKMLNIAPLNVCQSAVHLFEDDMVEVWTRSVLSPSEICGLLLGPSCGHWDIFSTWNISLPSVPKPPPKPPSPPAPGAPVSRILFLTDLHWDHDYLEGTDPNCADPLCCRRSSGWPPNSQAGAGHWGEYSKCDLPLRTLESLLKGLGPAGPFDMVYWTGDIPAHDVWQQSRQDQLRALTTITELVRKFVGPVPVYPAVGNHESTPVNGFPPPFIKGNQSSQWLYEAMAKAWKPWLPADALQTLRIGGFYALTPRPGLRLISLNMNFCSRENFWLLINSTDPAGQLQWLVEELQAAENRGDKVHIIGHIPPGHCLKSWSWNYYKIIDRYENTLAGQFFGHTHVDEFEIFYDEETLSRPLAVAFLGPSATTYINLNPGYRVYQIDGNYPGSSHVVLDHETYILNLTKANAPKATPHWELLYRARETYGLPDALPASWHNLVYRMRDNEQLFQTFWFLYHKGHPPSEPCGTPCRLATLCAQLSARADSPALCRHLMPNGSLPDVHSLWSRTLLC; via the exons ATGCCCCACCACCGAGTGTCATCTGGCCAGGGCCACCTCAGAGCCggctgggagcagaggctggagaggtccTTACCGGCACCCAAGTTGGGACTCGTTTGGATGGGGCTGGGCCTGGCGCTAGTGCTGGTTCTGTTTGACTGCATGATTCTCTGGTCTCCTGCCAGAGCGTATCCTCTTCCTGCCCAAGGACATCCCTTCAAATCCAATGCTATAGTGCCCCTGCTTCAGAATGCCTTTGGGTGGCAGAACCTCACCTGCCCCGCCTGCAAAGTCTTATTCACCGCTCTAAACTACGGGCTGAAG AAGGAGCCCAATGTAGCACGGGTAGGCTCTGTGGCCATCAAGATGTGCAAGATGCTGAACATAGCACCACTAAATGTGTGCCAGTCAGCTGTCCATCTCTTTGAGGATGATATGGTGGAGGTATGGACACGTTCAGTTCTGAGCCCATCTGAAATTTGTGGCTTGCTTCTGGGCCCCTCCTGTGGACACTGGGACATCTTTTCAACCTGGAACATCTCTTTGCCATCAGTGCCGAAGCCACCCCCCAAACCACCGAGCCCACCAGCCCCGGGCGCTCCTGTCAGCCGCATCCTCTTCCTCACTGACCTACACTGGGACCATGACTACCTGGAGGGCACAGATCCTAACTGTGCAGATCCACTCTGCTGCCGCCGGAGCTCGGGTTGGCCACCCAACTCCCAGGCAGGTGCTGGTCACTGGGGCGAGTACAGCAAGTGTGACCTGCCCCTTCGAACTCTGGAGAGCCTGTTGAAAGGGCTGGGCCCTGCGGGTCCTTTTGATATGGTGTACTGGACAGGAGACATCCCTGCCCATGATGTCTGGCAACAGTCTCGCCAGGACCAGCTGAGGGCCCTGACCACCATTACAGAACTCGTGAGGAAGTTCGTGGGGCCTGTGCCGGTGTACCCTGCTGTGGGCAACCACGAGAGCACTCCTGTCAATGGCTTCCCTCCCCCCTTCATAAAGGGGAACCAGTCTTCACAATGGCTCTATGAAGCCATGGCCAAGGCCTGGAAACCCTGGTTACCAGCTGATGCCCTTCAGACCCTCAG AATTGGGGGCTTCTATGCCCTTACCCCTCGCCCTGGCCTCCGCCTCATCTCTCTCAATATGAATTTTTGTTCCCGTGAGAACTTCTGGCTCTTGATCAACTCCACAGATCCGGCTGGTCAACTCCAGTGGCTGGTGGAGGAGCTTCAGGCTGCTGAGAACCGAGGAGACAAA GTGCATATAATTGGCCACATTCCTCCAGGGCATTGCCTCAAgagctggagctggaattatTACAAAATTATAGACAG GTATGAAAACACTCTGGCTGGTCAGTTCTTTGGCCACACTCATGTGGATGAGTTCGAGATCTTCTATGACGAGGAGACTCTGAGCCGGCCGCTAGCTGTAGCCTTCCTGGGGCCCAGTGCTACCACCTATATCAACCTTAACCCTG GTTATCGGGTCTACCAAATAGATGGAAACTACCCCGGAAGCTCCCATGTGGTCCTAGACCATGAGACCTACATCCTGAACCTGACCAAGGCCAATGCACCAAAAGCCACACCACACTGGGAGCTCCTCTACAGGGCTCGAGAAACCTATGGACTTCCAGATGCACTGCCTGCCTCCTGGCACAACCTGGTCTACCGCATGCGGGACAATGAGCAACTCTTCCAGACCTTCTGGTTTCTCTACCATAAGGGCCACCCGCCTTCAGAGCCCTGCGGCACACCCTGCCGCCTGGCCACTCTGTGTGCCCAGCTCTCAGCCCGTGCAGACAGCCCTGCTCTTTGCCGCCACTTGATGCCCAATGGGAGCCTCCCAGATGTCCATAGCTTGTGGTCACGGACCCTGTTGTGCTAG